In Shinella sp. XGS7, a single genomic region encodes these proteins:
- a CDS encoding DUF3667 domain-containing protein, which yields MNAAAAPSSDATGHASACANCETPLQGAYCHACGQSAHVHRSLLHLAEELLHGTLHFETKAWRTLPALLFQPGRLTREYIEGRRARYVSPLALFLFMVFLMFFTLSLGGPESASAPEAAQETVATQADAPDAASAPERSLTPAQRVKLRTELDGKLPAGLAPGVEKKIAHAIENPELLLYKMKSGAAKYAFLIVPFSLPLLWLLFVFQRRFGLYDHAVFVLYSLSAMALLATLLSLLDLAGLGVLALLLAVCAPPVHLYAQLKGSYGLGRFGALWRCGLLLLWAGAVLLLYTLLVVLISM from the coding sequence TTGAACGCTGCTGCCGCCCCTTCTTCCGACGCCACCGGCCACGCCAGCGCCTGCGCCAACTGCGAGACGCCGCTGCAAGGCGCTTACTGCCATGCCTGCGGCCAGTCGGCCCATGTGCACCGCTCCTTGCTGCATCTGGCCGAGGAGCTGCTGCACGGCACCCTGCATTTCGAGACCAAGGCCTGGCGCACCCTGCCGGCCCTGCTGTTCCAGCCGGGGCGCCTGACGCGCGAGTACATCGAGGGGCGCCGGGCGCGCTATGTCTCGCCGCTGGCGCTCTTTCTCTTCATGGTCTTCCTGATGTTCTTCACCCTGTCGCTGGGCGGGCCGGAGAGCGCGTCGGCCCCAGAGGCGGCCCAGGAGACCGTGGCCACGCAGGCCGATGCCCCGGACGCCGCCTCCGCACCCGAGCGCAGCCTCACGCCCGCCCAGCGCGTCAAGCTGCGTACCGAGCTCGACGGCAAGCTGCCCGCGGGCCTGGCGCCCGGTGTGGAGAAGAAGATTGCGCATGCGATCGAGAACCCCGAGCTGCTGCTCTACAAGATGAAGAGCGGGGCGGCCAAGTACGCCTTCCTGATCGTGCCGTTCTCGCTGCCCCTGCTCTGGCTGCTCTTTGTGTTCCAGCGCCGCTTCGGGCTCTATGACCACGCGGTGTTCGTGCTTTATTCGCTCTCGGCCATGGCCTTGCTGGCCACCTTGCTCTCTCTGCTGGACCTGGCGGGCCTGGGCGTGTTGGCGCTGCTGCTGGCCGTATGCGCGCCGCCCGTGCATCTGTATGCCCAACTCAAGGGCAGCTATGGCCTGGGGCGCTTCGGCGCGCTGTGGCGTTGCGGCCTGCTGCTGCTCTGGGCGGGTGCCGTGCTGCTGCTCTACACCCTGCTTGTGGTCCTGATCAGCATGTAA
- a CDS encoding delta(1)-pyrroline-2-carboxylate reductase family protein, with protein MRQLDATATAAALPWTPLIEGLADLCRAHAAGQVACPPRQVLPLQSGGSLLVMPAVGPELAITKLVTVHPDNPARGLPTIMGEVVVMDSASGARLALLDGPTLTARRTAAVSLLAQRLLAPAGAAAPREVLIVGGGVQARVHAAALRALHPGARLWVQGRTRAPDFAAALGLEPLPPGPAAQQARPWDLIVCATTSREPVLAPGVGEAAGLVIGVGAFRHDMVELPPALLRQAQVAVDDPEGARAEAGDLLAAGLCAAAAPPLVSLQDLVLGQRPADDGRPRVFKSVGCARWDLAAAQVAWDQLRAAAS; from the coding sequence ATGCGCCAGTTGGATGCCACCGCCACCGCCGCCGCGCTGCCCTGGACGCCGCTGATCGAGGGGCTGGCCGATCTCTGCCGGGCCCATGCGGCCGGGCAGGTGGCCTGCCCGCCGCGCCAGGTCTTGCCCCTGCAGTCCGGCGGCAGCCTGCTGGTGATGCCGGCCGTGGGGCCGGAGTTGGCCATCACCAAGCTGGTGACGGTGCATCCCGACAACCCGGCGCGCGGTCTGCCCACCATCATGGGCGAGGTGGTGGTGATGGACAGTGCCAGCGGCGCCCGTCTGGCCCTGCTGGATGGCCCCACGCTCACGGCGCGCCGCACCGCGGCCGTGAGCCTGCTGGCCCAGCGTCTGCTGGCACCGGCCGGGGCGGCCGCGCCGCGCGAGGTGCTGATCGTGGGCGGGGGCGTGCAGGCGCGGGTGCATGCCGCGGCCTTGCGAGCCCTGCACCCCGGCGCCCGACTGTGGGTGCAGGGGCGTACGCGGGCGCCTGACTTTGCGGCCGCCCTGGGCCTCGAGCCGCTCCCGCCCGGGCCGGCCGCCCAGCAGGCCCGGCCCTGGGATCTCATCGTTTGCGCCACCACCAGCCGCGAGCCGGTGCTGGCGCCCGGTGTGGGCGAGGCCGCCGGCCTGGTGATCGGTGTCGGCGCCTTTCGCCACGATATGGTGGAGCTGCCCCCGGCCCTGCTGCGCCAGGCCCAGGTCGCCGTGGACGATCCCGAGGGCGCCCGGGCCGAGGCCGGCGATCTGCTGGCGGCGGGCCTGTGCGCAGCCGCTGCGCCGCCCCTGGTCTCGCTGCAGGATCTGGTGCTGGGGCAGCGCCCCGCGGATGACGGCCGCCCCCGGGTCTTCAAGAGCGTGGGCTGCGCCCGCTGGGACCTGGCCGCGGCCCAGGTGGCCTGGGACCAGCTGCGCGCGGCCGCCTCATGA
- a CDS encoding DUF6152 family protein translates to MERRLVLLGATLAALAPRAWAHHGWSSFDQQRPLWLEGRATQVWWRNPHAELDLQLPEKPALPADLKQRKLPAQSAGVDGPALLARAELPRRADKRWRVELAPLTRMQAWQVAEIKPGDSLGVLGFSFEAEKGEALLRAEYLFVGDKVYGLRSSPA, encoded by the coding sequence ATGGAGCGACGTCTTGTCTTGCTGGGCGCCACCCTGGCGGCCCTGGCACCGCGGGCCTGGGCCCACCATGGCTGGAGCAGTTTTGACCAGCAGCGCCCGCTCTGGCTGGAGGGCCGTGCCACCCAGGTCTGGTGGCGCAACCCGCATGCCGAGCTGGACCTGCAACTGCCCGAGAAGCCGGCCCTGCCGGCCGATCTGAAGCAGCGCAAGCTGCCGGCCCAGAGCGCGGGGGTGGACGGCCCGGCCCTGCTGGCGCGGGCCGAGCTGCCGCGCCGGGCCGACAAGCGCTGGCGCGTGGAGCTGGCACCGCTGACCCGCATGCAGGCCTGGCAGGTGGCCGAGATCAAGCCCGGCGACAGCCTGGGCGTGCTGGGTTTCAGCTTCGAGGCGGAAAAGGGCGAGGCCCTGCTGCGGGCCGAGTACCTCTTTGTGGGCGACAAGGTCTACGGCCTGCGCTCCTCGCCGGCCTGA
- a CDS encoding HDOD domain-containing protein has protein sequence MNQNLSPTTSTRSKDHIRQELDQSRRNGPLRQIQIPPCPELLMRLRAAMGQAEIDLNEVARIAASDVAMSATLLRSANSPLYKDPDGLPCTTVGQAMTRIGLEETAAVMTGFLLRNTIPVNSPHLARFWERSTKRAVACAFIARQLPGLSPDLAHTYGLFCHVGMPVLLQSVRGYGATMVEAGARIDRPFIATENANHRTDHAVVGALLIRAWDMAPELMSAIRLHHDFESLGDAAIEPEVHTLVAAGLVAEHLMRRHEALPEDLDWAANREAALDWLHIDMDEVESWDEQLRPLLDEA, from the coding sequence ATGAACCAGAACCTTTCCCCCACGACGTCGACCCGGAGCAAGGACCATATCCGCCAGGAGCTGGACCAGTCGCGTCGCAACGGCCCGCTGCGCCAGATCCAGATCCCGCCCTGCCCCGAGCTGCTGATGCGCCTGCGCGCCGCCATGGGCCAGGCCGAGATCGACCTCAACGAGGTGGCCCGCATCGCCGCCAGCGATGTGGCCATGTCGGCCACCCTGCTGCGCAGCGCCAACAGCCCGCTCTACAAGGACCCGGACGGTCTGCCCTGCACCACCGTGGGGCAGGCCATGACCCGCATCGGCCTGGAGGAGACCGCGGCCGTGATGACGGGCTTTCTGCTGCGCAACACCATCCCGGTGAACAGCCCGCACCTGGCCCGCTTTTGGGAGCGCTCCACCAAGCGTGCCGTGGCCTGCGCCTTCATCGCCCGCCAACTGCCCGGGCTCTCACCTGATCTGGCCCATACCTACGGCCTGTTCTGCCATGTGGGCATGCCGGTGCTGCTGCAAAGCGTGCGCGGCTATGGCGCCACCATGGTGGAGGCCGGCGCGCGCATCGACCGCCCCTTCATCGCCACCGAGAATGCCAACCACCGCACCGACCACGCCGTGGTGGGCGCCCTGCTGATCCGCGCCTGGGACATGGCGCCCGAGCTGATGTCGGCCATCCGCCTGCACCACGACTTCGAGTCGCTGGGTGACGCGGCCATCGAGCCCGAGGTCCACACCCTGGTGGCGGCCGGCCTGGTGGCCGAGCACCTGATGCGCCGCCACGAGGCCCTGCCCGAGGACCTGGACTGGGCCGCCAACCGTGAGGCCGCCCTGGACTGGCTGCACATCGACATGGACGAGGTCGAGAGCTGGGACGAGCAGCTGCGCCCCCTGCTGGACGAGGCCTGA
- a CDS encoding transglutaminase-like cysteine peptidase, with product MQEYRSAALAGLLLSAGLALGSLFLPRPVAAWDVERVQEAAAQYGPRTLAAARQLMQLVERLGGQDEVQRLRALNDFFNQRIAFREDMQVWGKVDYWASPLELLDKGQGDCEDYAIAKYFSLLATGMSEAKLRLVYVRAMLDGRPQAHMVLAYYAQPDAEPLILDNLQPELKPASARPDLAPVFSFNSEGLWQGVGATSAGSAVARLSIWREALAKIRAEGF from the coding sequence ATGCAGGAATACCGCTCGGCGGCACTTGCAGGCCTGCTGCTGTCCGCGGGGCTGGCGCTGGGCAGTCTGTTTCTGCCGAGGCCGGTGGCGGCCTGGGATGTCGAGCGGGTGCAGGAGGCCGCCGCACAGTACGGCCCGCGCACCCTGGCGGCGGCCCGCCAGCTGATGCAGCTGGTGGAGCGCCTGGGCGGGCAGGACGAGGTGCAGCGCCTGCGGGCGCTCAACGATTTCTTCAACCAGCGCATCGCCTTCCGCGAGGACATGCAGGTCTGGGGCAAGGTGGATTACTGGGCCAGCCCGCTGGAGCTGCTGGACAAGGGCCAGGGCGATTGCGAGGACTACGCCATCGCCAAGTACTTCAGCCTGCTGGCCACCGGCATGTCCGAGGCCAAGCTGCGTCTGGTCTATGTGCGGGCCATGCTGGACGGCCGGCCCCAGGCGCATATGGTGCTGGCCTACTATGCGCAGCCGGATGCCGAGCCGCTGATTCTGGACAATCTGCAGCCCGAACTGAAGCCGGCCTCGGCCCGGCCGGATCTGGCGCCGGTGTTCAGCTTCAACAGCGAAGGCCTGTGGCAGGGCGTGGGCGCGACCAGCGCCGGCAGCGCGGTGGCGCGGCTGTCCATCTGGCGGGAGGCCTTGGCCAAGATCAGGGCGGAGGGGTTCTAA
- a CDS encoding EAL domain-containing protein — protein MSLIRQVWVLLLALMLAALLGSAAVSALSMRQLLQTQLQLKNNDNAAALALAMSQQGGDAQLMELLVSAQFDTGYYQSVIWRRADGSVAFERSAAARASTAPAWFVALTPIEAPAGTAKVSSGWQAAGSVEVRSQAAYAHDELWAASLRMTALLAALGLLAAGAAHLALRRIRRPLDNAVAQAQALVQGQYTLVDEPGVPELARLAQAMNTMVARVRQMFEAQAEQLEVLRRQAHCDALTGLSQRKHFLAELESALNRDDGPARGGLVLLRLRDLELLNQRLGRAVVDQVLGALGHAIKVYPERVKGCLAGRLNGADFALWLPAPDVARDTAQALSDALQASLPGFGSGIQVALGAVELPRERPMSDWFGAADAALARAEARSGFAVEALAPAAEASVQGERAWRTQITDAILAGHGRLQEYPLLDKQGQVVHLECPLQLRLEPEAGYEAAARWLPLAQRSRLTAEVDLHATVLALEAIARDGRPRCINVAPASLLDGGFVARLREQVFQAPQAARKLGLELAEGAALQHFELLQEMGRQLRPLGVKLGLEHAGPGLSQVERLYQAGLDYVKLDAAVVVGVSGDAARAAFVRGMVIMLRSLALKVYAEGVVDPLDVQALWDCELDGVTGPWATVQPV, from the coding sequence ATGTCGCTGATACGTCAAGTCTGGGTGCTGTTGCTGGCCCTGATGCTGGCCGCGCTGCTGGGCAGCGCCGCGGTGTCGGCCCTGTCCATGCGTCAGCTGCTGCAGACCCAGCTGCAGCTCAAGAACAATGACAATGCCGCCGCCCTGGCCCTGGCCATGTCCCAGCAGGGCGGGGATGCGCAGCTCATGGAGCTGCTGGTCTCGGCCCAGTTCGACACGGGGTATTACCAGAGCGTGATCTGGCGCCGCGCCGATGGCAGCGTGGCCTTCGAGCGCAGCGCGGCGGCGCGCGCCAGCACGGCACCGGCCTGGTTCGTGGCGCTCACGCCCATCGAGGCGCCGGCCGGCACGGCCAAGGTTTCCAGCGGCTGGCAAGCGGCCGGCTCGGTGGAGGTGCGCAGCCAGGCCGCCTACGCGCATGACGAACTCTGGGCCGCCAGCCTGCGCATGACGGCCCTGCTGGCTGCCCTGGGCCTGCTGGCCGCGGGTGCGGCCCATCTGGCCCTGCGCCGCATCCGTCGGCCGCTGGACAATGCGGTGGCCCAGGCCCAGGCTCTGGTGCAGGGGCAGTACACCCTGGTGGACGAGCCCGGCGTGCCCGAGCTGGCCCGCCTGGCCCAGGCCATGAACACCATGGTGGCGCGGGTGCGCCAGATGTTTGAAGCCCAGGCGGAGCAGCTGGAAGTGCTGCGCCGCCAGGCGCATTGCGATGCGCTCACCGGCCTGAGCCAGCGCAAGCATTTCCTGGCCGAACTGGAATCGGCCCTGAACCGCGACGATGGCCCGGCCCGCGGCGGCCTGGTGCTGCTGCGCCTGCGCGATCTGGAGCTGCTCAACCAGCGCCTGGGCCGCGCGGTGGTGGACCAGGTGCTGGGCGCCCTGGGCCATGCGATCAAGGTCTATCCGGAGCGCGTCAAGGGTTGCCTGGCCGGCCGCCTCAATGGTGCCGACTTCGCGCTCTGGCTGCCCGCGCCTGATGTGGCGCGTGACACGGCCCAGGCCCTCTCGGACGCGCTGCAGGCCAGCCTGCCGGGCTTTGGCTCGGGCATCCAGGTGGCCCTGGGCGCGGTGGAACTGCCGCGTGAGCGGCCCATGAGCGACTGGTTTGGCGCGGCGGACGCCGCGCTGGCGCGCGCCGAGGCGCGCAGCGGTTTCGCGGTCGAGGCCCTGGCCCCGGCGGCCGAGGCCAGCGTGCAGGGCGAGCGCGCCTGGCGCACCCAGATCACCGATGCCATCCTGGCCGGCCACGGCCGCCTGCAGGAGTACCCGCTGCTGGACAAGCAGGGTCAGGTCGTGCATCTGGAATGCCCGCTGCAGCTGCGTCTGGAGCCCGAGGCGGGCTACGAGGCCGCGGCGCGCTGGCTGCCCCTGGCCCAGCGCAGCCGGCTCACGGCCGAGGTGGACCTGCATGCCACGGTCCTGGCCCTGGAAGCCATCGCCCGCGATGGCCGCCCGCGCTGCATCAATGTGGCGCCGGCGTCGCTGCTGGACGGCGGCTTTGTGGCGCGCCTGCGCGAGCAGGTCTTCCAGGCACCGCAGGCGGCACGCAAGCTGGGCCTGGAGCTGGCCGAGGGCGCGGCCCTGCAGCATTTCGAGCTGCTGCAGGAGATGGGTCGCCAGCTGCGCCCCCTGGGCGTGAAGCTGGGTCTGGAGCATGCGGGGCCGGGCCTGTCCCAGGTGGAGCGGCTCTATCAGGCGGGCCTGGACTATGTGAAGCTGGACGCCGCCGTGGTGGTGGGCGTCTCGGGCGATGCGGCGCGCGCCGCCTTTGTGCGCGGCATGGTCATCATGCTGCGCAGCCTGGCGCTCAAGGTCTATGCCGAGGGCGTGGTCGATCCGCTGGATGTGCAGGCCCTGTGGGACTGCGAGCTGGACGGTGTGACCGGGCCCTGGGCGACGGTGCAACCCGTCTGA
- a CDS encoding NUDIX hydrolase, translating into MWLTRRFKHCPACGNAVEYRVPADDNRERATCTVCGAIHYENPINVVGTLPVWEDGRVLLCKRAIEPRYGFWTLPAGFLELGESAAQGAQRETDEEAGAQIELQPLYCLMNVVKVGQIHLYYRARLLSPEFNPGPETLEARLFAEQDIPWDQLAFRTVRETLQRFFEDRRLGRPYTLHSADIV; encoded by the coding sequence ATGTGGCTTACGCGACGCTTCAAACACTGCCCCGCCTGCGGCAACGCCGTCGAATACCGCGTGCCGGCCGATGACAACCGCGAACGTGCCACCTGCACGGTCTGCGGCGCCATCCACTACGAGAATCCCATCAATGTGGTGGGCACCCTGCCGGTCTGGGAAGACGGCCGCGTGCTGCTGTGCAAGCGCGCCATCGAGCCGCGCTACGGCTTCTGGACCCTGCCCGCCGGCTTTCTGGAGCTGGGCGAGAGCGCGGCCCAGGGCGCCCAGCGCGAGACCGACGAGGAGGCCGGCGCCCAGATCGAGCTGCAGCCCCTGTACTGCCTGATGAATGTGGTCAAGGTGGGCCAGATCCACCTCTACTACCGCGCCCGCCTGCTCTCGCCCGAGTTCAACCCCGGCCCCGAGACCCTGGAGGCCCGGCTCTTCGCCGAGCAGGACATCCCCTGGGACCAGCTGGCCTTCCGCACCGTGCGCGAGACCCTGCAGCGCTTCTTCGAGGACCGCCGCCTGGGCCGGCCCTACACCCTGCACAGCGCCGACATTGTTTGA